A window of Panicum virgatum strain AP13 chromosome 8K, P.virgatum_v5, whole genome shotgun sequence contains these coding sequences:
- the LOC120643620 gene encoding transcription repressor OFP13-like, with product MGRKGGLASIFSSKPKQPDDSPSAPWPWPSCAATPQTASFRGPRRRRHGGDDDDRPCTTGSSEPAAGRLRPPRKAAAAAGGDEMYKTVNSVYFDDAADSCSFFFDDDAWDGVGEDAAVDDLDLDLDDGSFSMTTASEEWSEAVIRSLGRTSTDRFFFDAGPAGPASNSILAASPSPGRTTARALAPPPEAPTKLQVLASAEAPAPSGDHGADSDSEEDEPPPSTSLVEESVAVALDSEDPFRDFRASMEEMVAAHGLRDWAQLQEMLLWYLRINGKRHHALIVGAFVDLLVGLATSSGGACASRSHAAATTATTTTATMTTTTTSACSTSTSTSSSSSASSSGGGDVTAAAAATSSVPLWEQCGGGSAGASCSSAASSDLEEEDDEKATSAC from the coding sequence atgGGGAGGAAGGGCGGCCTCGCCTCCATCTTCTCCTCCAAGCCCAAGCAGCCCGACGACTCGCCCTCGGCGCCGTGGCCATGGCCCTCCTGCGCGGCGACCCCGCAGACCGCCTCCTTCCGCGGCCCTAGGCGGCgccgccacggcggcgacgacgacgaccggcCCTGCACCACGGGCTCCTCCGAGCCCGCCGCCGGgaggctccggccgccgcgcaaggccgcggcggcggcgggcggcgacgagATGTACAAGACGGTCAACTCGGTCTACTTCGACGACGCCGCCGACTCCtgcagcttcttctttgacGACGACGCCTGGGACGGCGTGGGCGAGGACGCGGCGGTGGATGATCTGGACCTGGACCTGGACGACGGGAGCTTCTCCATGACCACTGCGTCGGAGGAGTGGTCGGAGGCCGTCATCCGCAGCCTCGGGCGGACCTCCACCGACCGCTTCTTCTTCGACGCGGGCCCCGCGGGGCCGGCGTCCAACTCCatcctcgccgcctcgccgtctcCCGGCCGGACGACGGCCCGGGCACTGGCCCCGCCGCCCGAGGCGCCCACCAAGCTGCAGGTGCTGGCGTCCGCGGAGGCGCCGGCACCGTCCGGCGACCACGGCGCGGACTCCgactcggaggaggacgagccgccgccgtcgacgtcgctgGTGGAGGAGAgcgtggcggtggcgctggactcggaggacccgttccgcgactTCCGCGCGTCCATGGAGGAGATGGTGGCCGCGCACGGGCTCCGCGACTGGGCGCAGCTCCAGGAGATGCTGCTCTGGTACCTCCGGATCAACGGCAAGCGCCACCACGCGCTCATCGTCGGCGCCTTCGTCGACCTGCTCGTCGGCCTCGccaccagcagcggcggcgcgtgcgcgtCCCGCTCCCACGCCGCGGCAACGACCGCAACCACCACGACGGCGACAATGACGACCACGACGACGTCGGCgtgcagcaccagcaccagcaccagcagcagctccagtgctagcagcagcggcggcggcgatgttactgccgctgccgctgcgacCAGCAGCGTGCCCCTGTGGGAGCaatgcggcggcgggagcgccgGGGCGTCgtgctcctccgccgcgtcgTCTGATCTggaagaggaggacgacgagaaGGCAACAAGTGCATGCTAG
- the LOC120643621 gene encoding protein CHAPERONE-LIKE PROTEIN OF POR1, chloroplastic-like, with protein MLAHGLATDPSRTLRCPATSRVSTAPLGLVSSLSFNKGCKEKNKIFINADRYTKYGTPFCYAQRNARIVPLATASFGDMADSSTPIFPRIHVKDPYQRLGISREASEEEIRAARNYLISKYAGHKPSVDAIESAHDRIIMQSFFDRKKPKMDLNKKLRELSQSRAVKAIRGRFQTPRSKVIWQTAITFILLGALTIAFPTEEGPTLQVAISCAANIYFIYQRVRSGWRAFFYGFGSFFASWFLGTFLMVSVIPPILSGPRNLEVSTACVTYALLFISSTFLK; from the exons ATGTTGGCTCATGGTCTAGCGACCGACCCCTCGAGGACTTTGCGATGTCCAGCTACTTCAAGGGTATCGACCGCACCCTTGGGACTTGTCTCTTCGCTGAGTTTCAACAAAGGATGCAAGGAAAAGAACAAAATCTTCATCAATGCGGATAG GTACACAAAGTACGGCACTCCTTTCTGTTATGCACAGAGAAATGCCAGAATCGTACCTCTGGCAACTGCATCGTTTGGGGACATGGCTGATTCTTCGACTC CCATCTTTCCTAGAATCCATGTGAAGGATCCATATCAGCGTCTTGGAATCAGCAGGGAAGCATCTGAAGAAGAGATTCGAGCTGCCAGGAACTATCTGATAAGCAAGTATGCAGGCCATAAGCCGAGTGTTGATGCAATTGAGTCTGCCCATGACAGGATTATTATGCAGAGTTTCTTTGATAGGAAAAAACCAAAAATGGACCTCAACAAAAAACTTAGAGAACTTAGTCAGTCACGTGCAGTCAAGGCTATTCGAGGCAGATTTCAAACACCACGTAGCAAAGTCATTTGGCAGACAGCAATTACTTTTATCTTACTTGGAGCGCTTACCATTGCTTTTCCTACTGAAGAAGGGCCAACCCTTCAGGTGGCCATCTCTTGTGCAGCAAATATCTATTTCATTTATCAGAGGGTCAGAAGTGGATGGCGAGCATTCTTTTATGG GTTTGGATCTTTCTTTGCTTCGTGGTTCCTTGGCACCTTCTTGATGGTATCTGTAATTCCACCAATACTGTCAGGTCCGAGAAACTTGGAAGTGAGCACGGCATGTGTTACATATGCCCTCCTTTTCATCTCATCAACCTTCCTGAAGTAA